From Saccharomyces kudriavzevii IFO 1802 strain IFO1802 genome assembly, chromosome: 13, a single genomic window includes:
- the POM152 gene encoding Pom152p (similar to Saccharomyces cerevisiae POM152 (YMR129W); ancestral locus Anc_2.406) has translation MEHRYNVFNDTPRGNHWMGNSASGSAHPSYNDRSSTRSTRRFQYNDSETSEEIRPPRSRKLEDFKSSNLRDENSKTPERYSKDRYISDDKKVNINSLPLISTDVLEISKQRTFAVILFLMIQCYKIYDLVILKSGLPLTGLLFKNYRFNFVSKYFIIESLFLYVLPSFNIPKLIFRPWMVYLQILTMTALNIFISSDRELILISLIMTTWRKLHTKELSVTGTSIDHRRIVDSSAHFKGALTIKILPENTAMFNPLHESYCLPMDTNLFKFNSVDVPIRINSTEEIDYIELEYRDLYTNVAEQRSLTKKDFKVINNPKILLKKENTVLKTNKKDFEEDSTIRYLSLTLNDIGFYQIKKIVDSKKLNLKIYQSHLIVSYCPSASITGTGSNDRCIGDSDNVSLEIQGVPPMRLAYSKIVNGQAFSYVDSSLQPEYFESPLQSSKPKQSFTQDELNDLKWGRNQPVNINLDSSITQDGKYAYKIDKLIDGLGNVVDFTDFPEELKKRHGLSYDFNVHGIPRAALEERFDSKSPTKRSIAIVLEEIKSWASDIPYVISLSYVDAQDKSKKDMNITTDSLTKVFQADLPGTYNLEYVESKFCSGVIVGKSNVIVTMPVAPTMEVKSFPILDQCVGQVGLNFELSFTGAPPYYYNTKIYKLENGERKLYDAKRYTSEGTRNHFSYSPSKEGNYEIVFDNVSNKLFTEPIKLEPVRDYTFKTSMRVKPSAALKLHHDLKLCLGDHSSVPVALKGQGPFTLTYDIIETFSSKRNTFEVEDIKINEYVIKTPDFTTGGDYILSLVSIKDSSGCLVGLSQPDARIKVRRDIPSATFNFFEPVKEVKIKHGSVTEIPLKLSGEGPFAVKFKHMDYNGKVLKEFENKFQNSYKPALRVTREGLYQLVDMRDSSCQGKITNENSVYNVSFLERPSFAVQNNHHVNRLTSNLFAKEDVCQGMEGTVDLALFGSPPFVLEYDLMAPNGHISTKKIQVATKYASLKLPNQIPGEYITTIKAIYDDNYGETDTHSEEYQSELVIKQTVHPIPDVVFADGGKTMRACAANVGQISFLEPINLKFLQGESPFSVTFSVYHESTSRTDQYTIDSIDSENFSFEKLYEGMKLGNHAIIIDSVVDANGCMSNVISGPRNQILVSITDAPKIHILDPSTEYCVGDYVAYQLNGVAPFMIKYEFNGVPLKSKERSSQFVRLASEPGVISITSLQDSSSQCIVDFTKPGLKNEFDDLSLNIHPIPSVTVSQGNYVTEDIREGDQAEVIFSFEGTPPFSLTYVRTEETDGKHGKKRSQVVETHKVTDIYSNEYKVVTSLQGTYEAIEITDAYCFAKNDLFFNN, from the coding sequence ATGGAGCACAGATATAATGTGTTTAACGATACTCCGCGAGGGAACCATTGGATGGGCAATTCTGCTTCAGGATCAGCACATCCATCATACAATGATCGTTCCAGTACAAGAAGTACACGACGTTTCCAATACAACGACAGCGAAACTAGCGAAGAAATTCGACCTCCacgttcaagaaaattggaGGATTTCAAAAGTAGTAATTTGAGGGATGAAAACTCTAAGACACCAGAACGTTACAGCAAAGACCGCTACATTAGCGACGATAAAAAGGTCAATATTAATTCGTTGCCTCTAATATCAACTGACGTTCTAGAAATCTCCAAACAAAGGACCTTTGCCGTAATACTGTTCTTAATGATTCAATGTTATAAAATATATGATCTGGTTATACTAAAATCCGGATTACCGCTGACGGGTTTGCTGTTTAAAAATTATCGATTTAATTTCGTGtccaaatatttcattatAGAATCCTTATTCCTGTATGTTTTGCCATCGTTTAATATTCCAAAACTGATATTTAGACCATGGATGGTGTATCTTCAAATCTTAACCATGACGGCATTGAACATTTTTATATCAAGCGATCGTGAGCTCATTCTGATTTCATTGATCATGACCACCTGGCGGAAACTTCATACGAAGGAATTGAGTGTAACAGGCACATCCATTGATCATCGTCGTATTGTTGATTCTTCCGCCCATTTTAAAGGTGCTCTAACAATTAAGATCCTACCTGAAAACACTGCCATGTTCAATCCTTTGCACGAATCATATTGTTTGCCAATGGATACCAACCTTTTTAAATTTAACTCTGTTGACGTGCCCATTAGAATAAATTCgactgaagaaattgattaTATCGAGCTTGAATACAGGGATCTCTACACGAATGTAGCAGAGCAACGTTCTTTGACTAAGAAAGACTTCAAAGTTATCAACAACCCCAAGATCTTactgaagaaagaaaacacagTTTTAAAAACTAATAAGAAAGACTTCGAAGAAGATAGCACAATTCGTTATTTAAGTTTGACTCTTAATGACATTGGATTCTatcaaatcaagaaaattgttgactccaaaaaattaaatttaaaaatttaCCAATCTCACCTGATTGTCTCTTACTGTCCAAGTGCTTCAATTACCGGAACCGGGAGCAATGATAGATGTATTGGTGACTCGGATAATGTATCTCTTGAAATTCAAGGTGTGCCTCCAATGAGGTTAGCCTATTCTAAGATTGTGAATGGTCAGGCATTTTCCTATGTAGACTCCAGCTTGCAGCcagaatattttgagtCACCCTTACAATCAAGTAAACCCAAACAAAGCTTTACCCAAGATGAATTGAACGATCTAAAATGGGGCAGAAATCAGCCTGTTAATATAAATTTAGACTCTTCAATTACCCAAGACGGTAAGTATGCATATAAAATTGATAAGTTGATTGATGGCTTGGGAAATGTGGTGGATTTTACAGATTTCCCTGAGGAATTAAAAAAACGTCATGGCTTATCCTATGATTTCAATGTTCACGGGATTCCACGTGCAGCTCTAGAAGAGCGATTTGATTCTAAATCACCTACAAAAAGATCAATCGCTATTGtattggaagaaatcaaaagctGGGCTTCAGATATTCCGTATGTTATTAGTTTGTCCTATGTTGACGCCCAAGACAAATCTAAAAAAGACATGAATATCACCACAGATTCTTTGACTAAAGTGTTTCAGGCTGATCTTCCAGGGACGTATAATTTAGAATACGTCGAATCCAAGTTCTGTTCTGGTGTAATTGTTGGCAAATCAAATGTTATAGTGACTATGCCAGTCGCACCTACTATGGAAGTTAAATCATTTCCAATCTTGGACCAATGTGTTGGACAAGTAGGATTAAATTTCGAGTTATCTTTTACCGGTGCTCCACCCTACTATTATAATACTAAGATCTATAAACTTGAAAACGGTGAAAGAAAGCTATATGACGCAAAAAGATATACCTCCGAAGGTACCAGAAATCATTTTAGTTATAGTCCGTCCAAAGAAGGTAACTATGAAATCGTATTTGACAATGTCTCTAATAAGCTGTTTACGGAACCAATCAAACTAGAACCGGTTAGAGATTACACCTTTAAGACTTCAATGAGAGTGAAGCCAAGTGCAGCACTGAAACTCCACCATGATTTGAAGCTTTGCTTGGGTGACCATAGCAGTGTTCCTGTAGCTCTAAAAGGTCAAGGTCCTTTCACATTAACGTATGACATCATAGAAACATTTtcaagcaaaagaaatacttttgaagttgaagatattaaaatcaatgaatatGTCATTAAAACTCCTGACTTCACCACCGGTGGTGACTACATTTTATCTCTAGTTTCTATCAAAGATTCTTCTGGCTGTTTAGTCGGTCTCAGCCAACCGGATGCTAGAATAAAGGTAAGAAGAGATATTCCATCCGCCacattcaattttttcgaaCCTGTCAAAGAAGTCAAAATTAAGCATGGCTCTGTTACTGAAATACCGCTCAAACTAAGTGGAGAGGGGCCATTTGCCGTTAAATTTAAACACATGGATTACAATGGAAAAGTTctcaaagaatttgaaaataaattCCAGAACAGCTACAAACCAGCCTTGAGAGTGACTAGAGAAGGACTTTACCAACTGGTTGATATGCGCGACTCAAGTTGCCAAGGTAAAATAACCAACGAAAACAGTGTTTATAATGTATCTTTCTTAGAGAGACCAAGCTTTGCTGTCCAGAATAACCATCACGTCAATAGACTAACGAGTAATTTATTTGCCAAGGAAGATGTTTGTCAAGGAATGGAGGGTACTGTTGATTTGGCATTATTTGGCTCGCCGCCGTTCGTATTAGAATACGATTTGATGGCTCCTAATGGTCATATTTCCACAAAAAAGATTCAGGTGGCAACCAAATACGCCTCTTTAAAATTGCCCAATCAAATTCCTGGAGAGTATATAACTACTATTAAAGCCATTTATGATGACAATTATGGTGAAACTGACACACACTCTGAAGAGTATCAGTCAGAACTCGTGATCAAACAGACCGTGCATCCTATTCCAGATGTTGTTTTTGCGGATGGAGGTAAGACCATGCGCGCATGTGCTGCAAATGTAGGCCAAATATCATTTTTAGAACCAATTaatctgaaatttttgcaaGGTGAAAGTCCATTTTCAGTTACTTTTAGCGTTTACCACGAGAGTACAAGTAGAACGGATCAATATACTATCGATAGCATTGACTCGGAAAACTTTTCCTTCGAAAAGTTGTATGAAGGCATGAAGTTAGGTAATCATGCCATAATAATAGATTCTGTTGTTGACGCAAATGGATGTATGAGCAATGTTATTTCTGGGCCTCGTAATCAAATCCTCGTATCTATTACCGATGCGCCCAAGATACATATACTAGATCCTTCTACTGAGTATTGTGTCGGTGACTACGTCGCGTATCAATTAAATGGTGTAGCACCGTTCATGATTAAGTATGAGTTTAATGGTGTTCCATTGAAGTCTAAAGAACGCAGCTCCCAATTTGTGAGATTGGCATCTGAACCGGGCGTTATATCCATTACTTCTCTACAGGATTCGTCATCACAATGTATTGTCGACTTCACGAAGCCTGGATTGaagaatgaatttgatgatttatCCCTGAATATACATCCAATTCCCTCCGTTACTGTTTCTCAAGGAAATTACGTCACTGAAGACATTCGCGAAGGTGACCAGGCTGAAGTCATCTTTTCATTCGAAGGTACGCCACCGTTCTCTTTAACTTATGTAAGGACAGAAGAAACGGATGGCAAACAcggcaaaaaaagatcgCAGGTTGTTGAAACACATAAGGTCACTGATATATATTCCAATGAATACAAGGTAGTTACAAGCTTGCAGGGTACTTACGAGGCGATCGAAATCACAGACGCTTATTGCTTTGCTAAGAATGAtctctttttcaacaactgA
- the ECM16 gene encoding ATP-dependent RNA helicase ECM16 (similar to Saccharomyces cerevisiae ECM16 (YMR128W); ancestral locus Anc_2.409) codes for MGTYRKRFNEKARSGHMAKLKELKRVRNKQFTRQDENDEEMKKPDSDSSESNTVDSNVNADILKPLTDEEKKIKKRKLQELFTPKESKVSRLKKKRLDKFIEHQLKREERKTIIDKLQDYKIDTSLLTSSKKLGEGRQTKREEFKEALSLERQGRGNEQTKEILYEEYEPKVWDKDVEVESHEDNGDDSEDDFDARYASVGELKDKAGEDSKSSGFIDHRPAKFGGSGHGFGFSNVKVINKGNKTPKKKYNWRQRVVVEELKKHGKEDEMDFETTSEDDDVDEDSDVEGEGEQENGSENSLEEHESADSETESKDSDQKHIGNEFKDWANQEIKKMEGRDQEQVTPTLNIGYKPITREEDLDDGLKETYIPVNEHSRRKAFYINVKRSEEIQKTRSQLPVFGEEHKIMEAIHHNDVIIICGETGSGKTTQVPQFLYEAGFGAEDSPDYPGIVGITQPRRVAAVSMAERVTNELGDHGHKVGYQIRFDSSAREDTKIKFMTDGVLLREMMRDFKLTKYSSIIIDEAHERNINTDILIGMLSRCVRLRAKQHEENPIEHKKLKLIIMSATLRVSDFSENKALFPIPPPVLQVDARQFPVSVHFNRRTAFNFTEEAFKKTCKIHQKLPPGAILVFLTGQQEITHMVKKLRKEFPFKKNFKQNKELETSISKVGISSKTTDLEAEDIDFSVQVIDEDKFKSTIEYEENEAGNEEDDEEEEEGFEETLSEGQTANDPLYVLPLYSLLPTKEQMRVFRQPPPGSRLCIVATNVAETSLTIPGVRYVVDSGRCKERKYNESNGVQSFEVGWVSKASANQRSGRAGRTGPGHCYRLYSSAVFENDFEQFSKPEILRMPVESIVLQMKSMAIHNIVNFPFPTPPDRMALSKAVQLLQHLGALDDKEKISEDGKKMSLFPLSPRFSKMLLVSDEKACLPYIVAIVSVLSVGDPFINEFELGINEITRKANHDEDVDEKDKKLDESTSDMDPELKKELRSKFYKSRSQFSKLDKFSDVFRLLSVASAMDYIPREQKEIFIKKNFLRGKFMEEIIKLRKQLMYIIKSNTSKENIAVVIRNEDLKTDIPSAIQIKLLKQMICSGFVDRVAIRADVLFPDDAKITNRTSLINIPYVPVLATRTPSIQDCFVYIHPTSILNNLGELPPKYMLYHSLHLGGNNKTRMNALCDIASTPLANIARKGLLLTYSKPLTGKGLKTINLSLTERYCYVVPRFGSTVDNDLKIGWNLNPVAVHQKKQNGQWTVTKFITKKSFQNATGEKDNKQK; via the coding sequence ATGGGTACTTATAGAAAACGGTTCAATGAGAAGGCCAGGTCCGGCCATATGGCCAAATTAaaggaattgaaaagagtcAGGAATAAGCAGTTTACCAGACAGGATGAAAACGACGAAGAGATGAAGAAACCGGATTCAGATTCATCTGAAAGCAATACTGTAGATTCAAATGTCAATGCAGATATTCTTAAACCTCTtactgatgaagaaaagaagataaaaaaaagaaaattgcaGGAACTATTTACTCCAAAGGAATCCAAAGTTTCGagattaaaaaaaaaaagactgGATAAGTTTATCGAACatcaattgaaaagagaggaaagaaaaaccaTTATCGACAAACTCCAAGATTATAAGATAGACACGAGTCTGTTAACAAGCTCTAAAAAACTGGGTGAGGGTAGACAGACTAAAAGGGAAGAGTTCAAAGAAGCATTAAGTCTAGAACGTcaaggaagaggaaatgaACAAACAAAGGAAATATTGTACGAAGAGTATGAACCAAAGGTTTGGGATAAGGATGTTGAAGTGGAAAGCCATGAAGACAATGGCGATGATAGTGAAGATGACTTCGATGCTAGATATGCTAGTGTGGGTGAATTAAAAGATAAGGCAGGGGAAGACAGTAAATCCTCTGGCTTTATCGATCATAGACCAGCTAAATTTGGTGGTTCTGGCCATGGCTTCGGATTCAGCAACGTGAAAGTTATAAATAAAGGAAATAAAActccaaagaaaaaatataattgGAGACAACGTGTGGTGGTGGAAGAACTGAAGAAGCACGggaaagaagatgaaatggATTTTGAGACTACatcagaagatgatgatgttgatgaagatagTGATGTGGAAGGTGAAGGAGAACAGGAGAATGGTAGTGAAAACTCACTTGAAGAACATGAAAGTGCAGACAGTGAAACAGAATCAAAAGACAGTGACCAAAAGCACATCGGAAATGAGTTCAAGGACTGGGCTAATCAAGAAATTAAGAAAATGGAAGGCAGAGATCAAGAGCAGGTCACCCCCACTCTAAACATTGGTTACAAACCGATAACTAGAGAAGAGGATTTAGACGATGGTCTCAAAGAAACGTATATTCCAGTAAATGAGCATTCCAGGCGTAAGGCCTTCTATATTAATGTCAAAAGATCGGAAGAAATCCAGAAAACGAGAAGCCAGTTACCTGTATTTGGTGAAGAACACAAAATCATGGAGGCCATTCATCATAACGATGTGATAATTATATGTGGTGAGACTGGGTCAGGTAAGACTACCCAGGTGCCACAATTTTTATATGAAGCAGGGTTTGGTGCCGAAGACTCGCCAGATTACCCAGGTATAGTGGGCATTACACAACCGAGAAGAGTAGCGGCTGTGTCTATGGCTGAGCGTGTGACTAATGAATTGGGTGATCATGGCCATAAAGTAGGATACCAGATTAGATTTGACTCCTCTGCAAGGGAAGATACGAAGATCAAGTTTATGACAGACGGTGTCTTGTTACGAGAAATGATGCGCGATTTCAAATTAACCAAGTATTCCTCCATTATTATAGATGAAGCCcatgaaagaaatattaATACTGATATTCTGATCGGTATGCTAAGCCGCTGCGTCAGGTTAAGGGCTAAACAGCATGAGGAAAATCCGATTGAacacaagaaattgaaacttATTATCATGTCAGCTACATTGAGAGTATCAGATTTCAGCGAAAATAAGGCATTGTTTCCCATTCCACCTCCCGTCTTGCAGGTGGATGCAAGACAGTTCCCTGTCTCTGTCCACTTCAATCGTAGAACTGCATTTAACTTTACAGAAGAGgctttcaagaaaacttgcaaaattcatcaaaagcTCCCACCTGGTGCTATATTGGTGTTTTTAACTGGTCAGCAAGAAATCACCCATATGGTGAAAAAACTGAGAAAGGAATTTcctttcaagaaaaatttcaagcaAAATAAGGAGTTGGAAACGTCAATTTCGAAAGTGGGCATTAGCTCGAAAACAACAGATTTAGAAGCTGAGGATATAGATTTTAGCGTCCAAGTTATTGATGAGgataaattcaaaagtaCAATTGAGTACGAAGAGAATGAAGCTGGTAACGAAgaggatgatgaggaagaagaagagggGTTTGAAGAAACCCTAAGTGAAGGGCAAACGGCAAACGATCCCCTATATGTGCTTCCGTTGTATTCTCTACTGCCAACCAAGGAACAAATGAGAGTCTTTCGGCAACCTCCTCCAGGTTCCAGACTGTGTATTGTGGCAACAAATGTTGCAGAAACATCACTGACAATTCCCGGGGTGAGGTATGTTGTTGATTCTGGGAGGTGCAAGGAACGTAAGTATAATGAATCAAATGGCGTACAGAGCTTTGAAGTTGGCTGGGTTAGTAAAGCTAGTGCTAACCAAAGAAGTGGGAGAGCGGGTCGTACTGGGCCGGGCCACTGCTACCGTTTATATTCTTCTGCTGTTTTTGAGAATGATTTCGAACAATTTTCTAAACCTGAAATCTTGAGAATGCCTGTGGAGAGTATTGTCTTACAAATGAAGAGTATGGCCATTCATAATATTGTCAATTTCCCATTCCCAACTCCTCCAGATAGAATGGCTCTTTCCAAAGCTGTGCAATTGTTACAACATTTAGGGGCTCttgatgataaagaaaagatcagTGAAGATGGTAAAAAGATGAGTCTTTTCCCACTTTCACCTAGATTTTCTAAAATGCTGCTTGTATCTGATGAAAAAGCCTGTCTTCCCTATATTGTGGCTATTGTTAGTGTACTATCGGTGGGAGATCCGTTTATCAATGAATTCGAATTGGGGATAAATGAAATTACTAGGAAAGCAAACCATGATGAAGACGTAGAtgaaaaggataaaaaaCTTGATGAATCTACGTCAGATATGGACCCAGAACTCAAAAAGGAGTTGCGTAGTAAATTCTACAAGAGTAGGTCACAGTTTAGTAAATTAGAcaaatttagtgatgtATTCCGTTTACTAAGTGTCGCAAGTGCGATGGATTATATTCCAAGGgagcaaaaagaaatatttataaagaaaaacttcttGAGAGGAAAATTCATGGAAGAAATAATCAAACTGAGGAAACAATTGATGTATATCATCAAATCTAACACgtcaaaagaaaacattgcTGTTGTAATTAGAAATGAAGACTTGAAAACAGACATTCCAAGCGCGATACAGATAAAACTATTGAAACAAATGATTTGCTCAGGTTTTGTCGACCGTGTTGCTATAAGAGCAGACGTTCTATTCCCAGATGATGCAAAGATAACGAACAGAACCTCATTGATCAACATTCCTTATGTTCCTGTTTTGGCCACCAGAACACCCAGTATTCAGGACTGCTTTGTCTATATCCACCCGACTTCAATCCTGAATAATTTGGGAGAATTACCACCCAAGTACATGCTTTACCATTCATTACACTTGGGTGGCAATAACAAAACAAGAATGAACGCTTTGTGTGATATTGCAAGCACACCGCTAGCGAACATTGCAAGAAAGGGTCTTCTTTTGACGTACAGTAAACCTCTGACCGGCAAAGGTTTAAAGACAATCAACCTATCGCTTACGGAGcgttattgttatgtgGTTCCTAGATTTGGATCTACAGTTGACAATGATCTCAAGATTGGCTGGAATTTGAATCCTGTAGCAGTGcatcaaaagaagcaaaacGGCCAATGGACAGTCACCAAGTTTATCACGAAAAAGAGTTTCCAGAACGCCACAGGCGAAAAAGATAACAAACAGAAATAA
- the DPI35 gene encoding Dpi35p (similar to Saccharomyces cerevisiae YMR130W; ancestral locus Anc_2.404) has product MTYPKRIPINAWNDTFRVAKPLIVTFDAYNTLYATKLPVMEQYCIVGRKYGIKTTPSTLTKNFPHVFKKLKEDYPQYGKHSNIKPEEWWSLLIRNVFVPIEIPDEMIDEILMRFEGFDSYFVYPDLIEFLSNLKSRYPNIILGIISNTDPTFYKLLKNIGLYETFADSIYLSYELDLIKPDRAMFQYALDDIIRKNSHLLKMYSREEILQHSFHIGDELKNDLEGAQAAGWTGILLDRSDKYGYLSESVGKASRDEYKLSIDKIDNHSMKTWEASTKQKDTVQLSERKYVVSNFEVLEELFSLNAELFQ; this is encoded by the coding sequence ATGACTTATCCGAAAAGAATACCTATAAATGCGTGGAATGATACCTTTAGGGTAGCAAAGCCCTTGATTGTTACTTTTGATGCGTATAATACATTATATGCTACAAAGCTTCCGGTGATGGAGCAATATTGTATAGTTGGACGTAAATACGGTATCAAGACTACTCCTTCAACATTGACAAAGAACTTCCCACATGTTTTCAAGAAACTAAAGGAAGATTATCCTCAATATGGAAAACATTCCAACATCAAACCTGAAGAATGGTGGTCCCTTTTGATAAGGAACGTCTTTGTACCAATTGAAATTCCCGATGAAATGATAGATGAAATATTAATGCGGTTTGAGGGCTTTGATTCATATTTCGTTTATCCGGATTTGATAGAGTTCTTAAGCAACCTAAAGTCCAGATACCCAAATATTATTTTGGGAATAATAAGCAATACTGATCCAACCTTTTACAAGTTATTAAAGAATATCGGGTTGTATGAAACTTTTGCCGATAGTATTTATTTGTCATATGAGCTTGACCTGATTAAACCTGATAGAGCAATGTTTCAATATGCGCTTGACGATATTATACGTAAAAATTCTCATTTGCTGAAAATGTACTCCAGGGAAGAAATTCTCCAGCATTCCTTCCATATTGGggatgaattgaaaaacgaTCTTGAAGGGGCACAAGCTGCTGGTTGGACTGGTATACTGCTGGATAGAAGCGATAAATATGGATACCTATCAGAGTCAGTTGGCAAAGCATCCAGGGACGAATATAAGCTAtcaattgataaaatagaTAATCATTCCATGAAGACTTGGGAAGCAAGTACTAAACAAAAGGACACGGTACAATTGAGTGAAAGGAAATACGTTGTCTCGAACTTTGAGGTTTTAGAAGaactattttctttgaacgCTGAACTGTTTCAGTGA
- the SAS2 gene encoding histone acetyltransferase (similar to Saccharomyces cerevisiae SAS2 (YMR127C); ancestral locus Anc_2.410), which yields MAGSVGQSLRATTQRLKGKKNGGKGKNKSSKKARKEMLYGILNEKNIKQIQFGVSKRFPTWYGSAVYFDPETKRLGCSESKSQLCSNFNDQYWLETLFVCEYCFKYTDNRARFVVHAAVCPFQYRAPGKIKYKSPEYTIRRVKGSKYQLFCQCLCLFTKLFLDNKSMYFKVDHYEFYIVYENGSAKPMGFFSKDLVSYQQNNLACVLTFPPYQRRGLGLLLIEFSYKLSQLEGVISGPEVPLSPFGLIGYLKYWSQILCWHLIEGDLAHCDKVSLEDLSIVTGMRVSDIILTLKHLNCIGENNQIYLQSLSTWLKSHGTKGNWFKLQDEYLLIDD from the coding sequence ATGGCAGGATCTGTAGGTCAATCACTCAGAGCAACTACACAACGGCttaaaggaaagaagaatggtGGAAAAGGCAAGAACAAGTCCTCTAAAAAGGCTCGCAAAGAAATGCTTTATGGAATTTTGAATGAGAAAAACATAAAGCAAATTCAATTTGGCGTGAGTAAGAGGTTCCCTACTTGGTATGGAAGCGCCGTTTATTTCGATCCAGAAACCAAAAGATTAGGATGCTCTGAGTCCAAAAGCCAACTCTGCTCTAATTTCAATGACCAGTACTGGCTAGAAACGCTTTTCGTTTGTGAATACTGCTTCAAATATACGGATAATCGGGCACGTTTTGTAGTACATGCAGCAGTTTGTCCATTCCAATACCGTGCTCcaggaaaaataaagtatAAGAGTCCCGAATATACGATAAGAAGAGTAAAAGGATCTAAGTATCAACTATTTTGTCAATGTCTTTGCCTTTTTACGAAGCTATTTCTGGACAACAAATCCATGTACTTTAAAGTAGATCATTACGAATTTTACATAGTCTATGAAAATGGATCCGCAAAGCCGATGGGATTTTTCTCCAAGGATTTAGTGTCATACCAGCAAAACAACCTAGCATGCGTCTTAACGTTTCCACCATATCAAAGACGCGGGCTAGGCCTGTTACTTATAGAATTTTCATACAAATTATCTCAATTAGAAGGTGTAATATCAGGGCCAGAAGTTCCGTTATCACCCTTTGGATTGATCGGGTACTTGAAATATTGGTCACAGATACTCTGTTGGCATCTCATTGAGGGCGATCTTGCGCATTGCGATAAAGTGAGTCTGGAGGATCTTTCTATCGTGACTGGAATGAGAGTCAGTGATATTATTTTGACTCTGAAACACTTGAACTGTATTGGAGAAAACAATCAAATTTACTTGCAGTCCTTAAGCACTTGGTTGAAATCCCACGGAACAAAAGGGAACTGGTTCAAATTGCAGGATGAGTACTTGCTCATAGATGACTAG